In one Sphingomonas sp. S1-29 genomic region, the following are encoded:
- the gspL gene encoding type II secretion system protein GspL: protein MSHQRTPADPRPAAGVWTLDGGSVTIADGDGPATLLVPTEDVRLLAVDLPLPSRAKRIEALPFAVEEMIADSLDAVHLVLGAEIAPKRYLVGVVRHERMEVWAAIADEAGLGAAAIVPDALALPQPDPGEWAVQLGDTRAVVRAGDGTGFALPAPVLRTAWDAAGRPAIRAYGAPLPEDMGALPAEMGEAPLTRRLANPALDLRTGIYARRRVAVPTYRRRLAWVIGLGIVAHASIAVADTLMLRAIADRRQDETRLLVATAAPGTPTNAADLAGSVADMLPEPGRASAFLPLVTRVSGALAPVASAITVRSMRFEGSTLILDLDSLQPGTAARITAALADARITGRVVQGPGGTLRLTATGA, encoded by the coding sequence ATGAGCCACCAGCGAACCCCCGCAGACCCGCGCCCCGCAGCGGGCGTCTGGACGCTCGACGGCGGCAGCGTCACCATAGCCGATGGCGATGGCCCGGCAACCTTGCTCGTGCCGACCGAGGATGTGCGGCTGCTGGCGGTCGATCTGCCGCTGCCCTCCCGCGCCAAGCGGATCGAGGCGTTGCCCTTTGCGGTCGAGGAGATGATCGCCGATTCGCTCGATGCGGTGCATCTGGTGCTCGGTGCCGAAATTGCGCCCAAACGCTATCTGGTCGGCGTCGTCCGCCACGAACGGATGGAAGTGTGGGCGGCAATTGCCGACGAAGCCGGGCTCGGCGCCGCCGCGATCGTCCCCGACGCGCTCGCGCTGCCGCAGCCCGATCCGGGCGAATGGGCGGTGCAGTTGGGCGACACCCGCGCGGTGGTGCGCGCAGGCGACGGCACCGGCTTCGCGCTGCCCGCCCCGGTGCTGCGCACCGCCTGGGACGCCGCGGGCCGTCCTGCGATCCGCGCCTACGGCGCGCCGCTGCCCGAAGACATGGGCGCGCTTCCCGCCGAGATGGGAGAGGCGCCGCTCACCCGCCGGCTCGCCAACCCCGCGCTCGATCTTCGCACCGGCATCTATGCCCGCCGCCGGGTCGCGGTGCCCACCTATCGCCGCCGCCTGGCCTGGGTGATCGGGCTCGGCATCGTCGCGCATGCCTCGATCGCGGTCGCCGACACGCTCATGCTGCGCGCGATCGCCGATCGCCGCCAGGACGAGACGCGGCTGCTCGTCGCCACCGCCGCGCCGGGCACCCCCACCAACGCCGCCGACCTCGCGGGCTCGGTCGCCGACATGCTCCCCGAACCCGGCCGCGCCAGCGCCTTCCTGCCGCTCGTTACCCGCGTATCGGGCGCGCTCGCCCCGGTCGCGAGCGCGATCACCGTCCGCTCGATGCGCTTCGAGGGATCGACGCTGATCCTCGATCTCGATTCGCTCCAGCCCGGCACCGCCGCGCGAATCACCGCGGCGCTCGCCGACGCGCGGATCACCGGCCGCGTCGTGCAAGGTCCCGGCGGCACCCTCCGATTGACGGCGACCGGCGCATGA
- the gspI gene encoding type II secretion system minor pseudopilin GspI, whose product MAGRPFDKLGANGSEGFSLIEAMVALAILAIATVGLIRTTETHIDSTRGMEQRAIAMWVAENRLAELEIGLAPPDQVEMLGQPWRVAVRRTGTDDPEIERVRIEVFAGAASAPNGSPLASLDGFLDAGAA is encoded by the coding sequence ATTGCGGGCCGACCCTTCGACAAGCTCGGGGCGAACGGTTCCGAAGGCTTCTCATTAATCGAGGCGATGGTGGCGCTGGCCATCCTCGCGATCGCCACCGTCGGGCTGATCCGCACCACCGAGACGCACATCGATTCGACGCGCGGGATGGAGCAGCGTGCCATCGCGATGTGGGTGGCGGAGAACCGGTTGGCCGAGCTCGAGATCGGGCTAGCACCGCCCGACCAGGTCGAGATGCTGGGCCAGCCCTGGCGCGTCGCGGTGCGGCGGACCGGCACCGACGATCCCGAGATCGAGCGCGTGCGGATCGAGGTGTTCGCAGGCGCCGCGAGCGCACCCAATGGATCGCCGCTTGCATCGCTCGACGGTTTCCTCGACGCAGGCGCAGCATGA
- a CDS encoding GspE/PulE family protein, with protein MTDTLIIEETVAPPPLARLPYGFARKHGVLLRAGQGGTECVHRGDVTLDALIEVQRIAPGAAMVMVPDDAFDAALSAGYGDRSTNAADFEITETDLAALADSAAAVDDLLDTRDDSPVIRLINALLLEAIKEGASDVHVETQEKRLVVRFRIDGVLRDIVEPQRALAPLLVSRIKVMAKLDIAEKRTPQDGRVTLRIGGHDVDARVSTIPTQHGERVVMRLLERGGMTLDLGKLGMSDRDRSVFTRLLERPHGILLVTGPTGSGKTTTLYTALTRLNDRKRNVMTVEDPIEYELAGIAQTQVNPRTDMTFARGLRAILRQDPDVIMVGEIRDQETAQTAVRSAMTGHFVLSTLHTNSAVGSVTRLIDMGVERYLLAPMVVGLCAQRLVRRLCPHCRREDVATPGDALLLGNVLAVGDPVWRPVGCDECNGDGYRGRAGLYEVVAVDDRFQAMIHDGASEAELERAARGGDNPSLLDDGVAKVRAGVTTVEEVARVVRDEA; from the coding sequence ATGACCGACACGCTGATCATCGAGGAAACCGTCGCCCCGCCGCCGCTTGCGCGATTGCCCTATGGCTTTGCCCGCAAGCACGGCGTGCTGCTGCGCGCAGGGCAGGGCGGCACCGAATGCGTCCATCGCGGCGATGTGACGCTCGACGCGCTGATCGAGGTCCAGCGGATCGCCCCCGGCGCGGCGATGGTCATGGTCCCCGACGACGCCTTCGACGCCGCGCTGAGCGCGGGCTATGGCGACCGCAGCACCAACGCCGCCGATTTCGAGATCACCGAAACCGACCTTGCGGCGCTCGCTGATTCGGCGGCGGCGGTCGACGACCTGCTCGACACCCGCGACGATTCGCCCGTCATCCGCCTGATCAACGCGCTGCTGCTCGAAGCGATCAAGGAAGGCGCCTCGGACGTCCATGTCGAAACGCAGGAAAAGCGCCTTGTCGTCCGCTTCCGCATCGACGGCGTGCTGCGCGACATCGTCGAGCCGCAACGCGCGCTCGCGCCGCTGCTGGTCAGCCGGATCAAGGTGATGGCCAAGCTCGACATCGCCGAAAAGCGCACCCCGCAGGATGGCCGAGTCACGCTTCGGATCGGCGGCCACGATGTCGATGCGCGTGTCTCGACGATACCCACCCAGCATGGCGAGCGCGTCGTGATGCGCCTGCTCGAACGCGGCGGCATGACGCTCGATCTCGGCAAGCTCGGCATGAGCGATCGCGACCGCAGCGTCTTCACCCGCCTGCTCGAACGCCCGCACGGCATCCTGCTGGTCACCGGGCCCACCGGCTCGGGCAAGACGACGACGCTCTACACCGCGCTCACCCGGCTCAACGATCGCAAGCGCAACGTGATGACGGTCGAGGACCCGATCGAATATGAGCTCGCCGGAATCGCGCAGACGCAGGTGAACCCGCGCACCGACATGACCTTCGCGCGCGGGCTTCGCGCGATCCTGCGCCAGGACCCCGACGTCATCATGGTCGGCGAGATCCGCGACCAGGAAACCGCGCAGACCGCGGTGCGGTCGGCGATGACCGGCCATTTCGTGCTCTCGACGCTCCACACCAATTCGGCGGTCGGATCGGTGACCCGGCTGATCGACATGGGGGTCGAGCGCTATCTGCTCGCGCCGATGGTGGTCGGCCTGTGCGCGCAGCGGCTGGTCCGCCGGCTCTGCCCGCACTGCCGCCGCGAGGATGTCGCGACCCCCGGCGACGCGCTGCTGCTGGGCAATGTGCTGGCGGTCGGTGATCCGGTGTGGCGTCCGGTCGGCTGCGACGAATGCAATGGCGACGGCTATCGCGGGCGTGCAGGGCTGTACGAAGTCGTCGCGGTCGACGATCGCTTTCAGGCAATGATCCACGACGGCGCGTCCGAAGCCGAACTCGAACGCGCGGCCAGAGGCGGCGACAATCCGTCGCTGCTCGACGATGGCGTGGCGAAAGTGCGGGCAGGGGTAACGACGGTCGAAGAGGTCGCGCGGGTGGTGAGGGATGAGGCGTGA
- the gspD gene encoding type II secretion system secretin GspD, with protein sequence MAKRTLLLLALAATALQPLAAQEGPPGDIVVNMRGVEIADVADQISRLTGRTLILDPAVRGTVTVTSAQPLSAAGVWELFQSVLRANGFAAVQSGRAWRIVPQANAVRDGGVRRSGAGQELTTRMIRLSNVPAAEAARIARPLIATFGSVEPLASPNAIVVTDYADNVRRIESLMRSLDGGGGQTFATIPLRNGSAPEVAAAISQVLGEGEAGGARVAADPRSNIVVVRGTPSSVAEARRIAISLDTPGGATPITRVFRLNYADAESVTDVLRGVLGQDGEASNPVARSLQSRGTRGGLSSTNRSPTATLSGLVNSNNAGAAAAALGGAGGLGGGGGMTGGGGGISTVGEGQREQPAQGFSTPELTVQPAPDINAIVVRGTPTAVASMETIVADLDVRRPQVILEAAIAEITGTEAEQLAVQIGSSGAVVNQFEGVATSFGANNGVSLRTILGALGVPAAALLGEGLSGNLAIGNDFSILVQALGVSDKSNLLSTPSVTVVDNKVGEIVVAQEVPFITGSILTDNAGVTPYTSVERKDVGITLRVLPRINAGDTIRLEISQEASSIAQTQLSSATDIITNRRAINTTVLADNGRTIVLGGLISDDYARQKSQVPILGDIPILGEFFKSRRESRTKRTLFIFLKPTILRSSDETAAASDERYQRLRGDESYLSERRSLLLKPPAPRLTVEIDGIY encoded by the coding sequence GTGGCCAAACGCACCCTATTGCTCCTCGCGCTCGCCGCGACCGCGCTCCAGCCGCTCGCCGCGCAAGAGGGGCCGCCGGGCGACATCGTCGTCAACATGCGCGGGGTCGAGATCGCCGATGTCGCCGACCAGATTTCGCGGCTGACCGGGCGCACGCTGATCCTCGATCCGGCGGTGCGGGGCACGGTGACGGTGACCTCGGCACAGCCGCTGTCGGCGGCGGGTGTGTGGGAACTGTTCCAGTCGGTGCTGCGCGCCAACGGCTTTGCCGCGGTGCAATCGGGGCGCGCGTGGCGGATCGTGCCGCAGGCCAATGCGGTGCGCGACGGCGGGGTGCGGCGTTCGGGCGCGGGGCAGGAACTGACGACGCGGATGATCCGGCTGTCGAACGTGCCCGCTGCCGAAGCGGCGCGGATTGCGCGGCCGCTGATCGCGACCTTCGGATCGGTCGAGCCACTCGCCAGCCCCAATGCGATCGTCGTGACCGATTATGCCGACAATGTGCGGCGGATCGAATCGCTGATGCGCAGCCTCGATGGCGGCGGCGGGCAGACCTTTGCGACGATCCCGCTGCGCAACGGATCGGCGCCCGAAGTGGCTGCGGCGATCAGCCAGGTGTTGGGTGAAGGCGAAGCCGGCGGCGCGCGCGTTGCCGCCGATCCGCGCAGCAACATCGTGGTGGTGCGCGGCACACCTTCGTCGGTGGCCGAGGCACGGCGGATCGCGATCTCGCTCGACACGCCGGGCGGCGCGACGCCGATCACGCGGGTGTTCCGCCTGAACTATGCCGATGCCGAAAGCGTCACCGACGTGCTGCGCGGGGTGCTGGGCCAGGATGGCGAGGCGAGCAATCCGGTGGCGCGCAGCCTGCAGTCGCGGGGTACGCGGGGGGGGTTGTCATCGACCAACCGCAGCCCGACCGCGACGCTCTCGGGGCTGGTCAATTCGAACAATGCGGGTGCTGCGGCAGCGGCGCTCGGCGGTGCAGGAGGACTTGGCGGCGGCGGCGGCATGACCGGCGGCGGGGGTGGCATCAGCACCGTCGGCGAAGGCCAGCGCGAGCAACCTGCGCAGGGTTTTTCCACCCCGGAGCTCACCGTCCAGCCCGCCCCCGACATCAACGCGATCGTCGTGCGCGGCACCCCGACCGCGGTTGCGAGCATGGAAACGATCGTCGCCGATCTCGACGTTCGCCGGCCGCAGGTGATCCTCGAAGCCGCGATCGCCGAGATCACCGGCACCGAAGCCGAACAGCTAGCGGTGCAGATCGGTTCGTCGGGCGCGGTGGTAAATCAGTTCGAAGGCGTGGCGACGTCGTTCGGAGCGAATAACGGCGTGTCGCTGCGCACGATCCTGGGCGCGCTCGGCGTTCCCGCCGCTGCGCTGCTCGGCGAAGGACTCAGTGGCAACCTGGCGATCGGCAATGATTTCTCGATCCTTGTCCAGGCGCTGGGCGTCTCGGACAAATCGAACCTGCTGTCGACACCGTCGGTGACGGTGGTCGACAACAAGGTGGGCGAGATCGTGGTGGCGCAGGAAGTGCCGTTCATCACCGGATCGATCCTGACCGACAATGCCGGCGTAACGCCTTATACCTCGGTCGAGCGCAAGGATGTCGGCATCACGCTGCGGGTGCTGCCGCGGATCAATGCGGGCGACACGATCCGGCTCGAGATCAGCCAGGAAGCCTCGTCGATCGCGCAGACGCAGCTGAGCAGCGCGACCGACATCATCACCAACCGGCGCGCGATCAACACCACGGTACTGGCGGACAATGGCCGGACGATCGTGCTCGGCGGGCTGATCAGCGACGATTATGCGCGGCAGAAAAGCCAGGTGCCGATCTTGGGCGATATCCCGATCCTGGGCGAATTCTTCAAATCGCGCCGCGAATCGCGGACCAAGCGGACGCTGTTCATCTTCCTCAAGCCGACGATCCTGCGATCGAGCGATGAAACCGCAGCGGCATCGGACGAACGCTATCAGCGGCTGCGCGGCGACGAATCGTACCTGAGCGAGCGTCGCAGCCTGTTGCTCAAGCCGCCGGCGCCGCGGCTGACGGTGGAGATTGACGGGATTTATTGA
- a CDS encoding PhoX family protein: MSDSFEVTSGYTDGDIDTNPTSNSHLSDLIDRRYSRRETLRGGASAAAIAVFGGALLAACDDESDTDDDSAPVVTAGSSGATSAGRLVTLTSTVTDDGGIVTSSWTQVSGPTVTLSGATTATATFVAPAVAAGTPLVFRYTATDQSGQASSADTTVTISPAQLGFTAVAKNRNDVVTVPTGYSVAVLARLGDPIAEGVAAYANNGTDTNFAQRIGDHGDALYYYGLNAAGARDDNSNIRGVLVQNYENLNEQYLHPNGPTNVSAGPRPEAEAIKEIEAHGVGVIEVIQGTTGWSYVQNSAFNRRITPNTPVTINGPVRGSTLVRTAFSPAGTDGRGTINNCANGVTPWATNLTCEENWAGYFRRPTAVDNPRRTAKEVTALARYGVGSTNGNYAWASVTPADSSSTIFRKWDAQATGASATADYRNEPNQYGWCVEIDPYDRTKAPRKRTALGRFNHEGAWPGNFVVGRRPAWYMGDDAQNEYLYKFVSATPWVAADATAADRLAIGDKYLDNGTLYVARFNANGSGEWLPLVFGQGPLTAANTVYSYADQADVLTHARLAADALGATRMDRPEWTAVSPTTGEMYLTLTNNSSRTPATTDASNPRAYIDPPSASISNRNGHILRLRETGDTTEATGFAWDIYAFGAGSDLDATNINLSGLTADNDFSSPDGLWFGRSTNATGQVNPLLWVQTDDGAFTDQTNNQMLAALPGRVGDGGTRTVTNTAANGTTTTVTTRIGAAPGTQLRRFLTGPIQCEITGVDTTPDGRTMFVGIQHPGEGGTPAMPSSAWPATQGATTAPAAGTRPRSGIVVIRKNDGGVVAL, from the coding sequence ATGAGCGACAGCTTCGAAGTGACGTCGGGCTATACCGATGGCGATATCGACACCAACCCGACCAGCAACTCGCATTTGAGCGACCTGATCGATCGCCGCTATTCGCGCCGTGAGACGCTACGCGGCGGTGCTTCGGCTGCGGCGATTGCGGTGTTCGGCGGCGCGCTGCTCGCGGCATGCGACGACGAGAGCGATACCGACGACGATTCGGCCCCCGTCGTCACCGCAGGATCGAGCGGCGCGACCAGTGCTGGACGGTTGGTGACCTTGACCAGCACCGTGACCGACGATGGCGGCATCGTCACGTCGTCGTGGACGCAGGTTTCGGGCCCCACCGTGACGCTTTCGGGCGCGACCACCGCGACCGCGACCTTCGTCGCGCCGGCAGTCGCCGCAGGCACGCCGTTGGTGTTCCGCTACACCGCGACCGACCAGAGCGGCCAGGCGAGCAGCGCCGATACGACGGTGACGATCTCGCCCGCGCAACTGGGCTTCACCGCGGTCGCCAAGAACCGCAACGACGTCGTGACGGTGCCGACCGGCTACAGCGTCGCCGTGCTGGCGCGGCTCGGCGATCCGATCGCCGAGGGCGTCGCTGCCTATGCCAATAACGGCACCGACACCAATTTCGCACAGCGCATCGGCGACCATGGCGATGCGCTCTATTATTACGGCCTGAACGCCGCCGGCGCGCGCGACGACAACAGCAACATCCGCGGCGTGCTGGTGCAGAATTACGAAAACCTCAACGAGCAATATCTGCACCCGAACGGCCCGACCAACGTGTCGGCAGGCCCGCGCCCCGAAGCCGAAGCGATCAAGGAAATCGAAGCGCACGGCGTCGGCGTGATCGAGGTGATCCAGGGCACGACCGGTTGGAGCTATGTCCAGAACAGCGCCTTCAACCGCCGTATCACGCCCAACACCCCGGTAACCATCAACGGCCCGGTCCGCGGCAGCACGCTGGTGCGCACCGCCTTCTCGCCCGCCGGCACCGATGGCCGCGGCACGATCAACAATTGCGCCAACGGCGTGACCCCTTGGGCCACCAACCTGACCTGCGAAGAAAACTGGGCGGGCTATTTCCGCCGCCCGACCGCGGTCGACAATCCGCGCCGGACCGCCAAGGAAGTCACCGCGCTGGCGCGCTATGGCGTCGGCAGCACCAACGGCAACTATGCCTGGGCGTCGGTGACCCCCGCCGATTCGTCGAGCACGATCTTCCGCAAGTGGGACGCGCAGGCGACCGGTGCGAGCGCGACCGCCGATTATCGCAACGAGCCCAACCAATATGGCTGGTGCGTCGAGATCGACCCCTATGATCGCACCAAGGCGCCGCGCAAGCGCACCGCGCTCGGGCGCTTCAACCATGAGGGTGCTTGGCCGGGCAACTTCGTCGTCGGTCGCCGCCCCGCCTGGTATATGGGCGACGATGCGCAGAATGAATATCTGTACAAGTTCGTCTCGGCGACGCCTTGGGTCGCCGCCGATGCGACCGCTGCCGATCGCCTCGCGATCGGCGACAAATATCTCGACAACGGCACGCTGTACGTTGCGCGCTTCAACGCGAACGGGTCGGGTGAGTGGTTGCCGTTGGTGTTCGGCCAGGGCCCGCTGACCGCTGCCAACACCGTCTATTCCTATGCCGACCAAGCCGATGTACTCACCCATGCGCGGCTTGCCGCCGATGCGCTGGGTGCGACGCGGATGGATCGTCCGGAATGGACCGCGGTCAGCCCGACCACCGGCGAAATGTACCTGACGTTGACCAACAACTCGTCGCGTACGCCCGCCACTACCGATGCGTCCAACCCACGCGCGTATATCGATCCGCCGAGCGCCTCGATCTCGAACCGCAACGGCCACATCCTGCGTCTGCGCGAAACCGGCGACACGACCGAAGCCACTGGCTTTGCCTGGGACATCTATGCCTTTGGTGCGGGTTCGGACCTCGACGCGACCAACATCAACCTGTCGGGTCTGACCGCCGACAACGACTTTTCGAGCCCCGATGGCCTGTGGTTCGGCCGGTCGACCAACGCGACGGGTCAGGTCAATCCGTTGCTGTGGGTGCAGACCGATGACGGCGCATTCACCGACCAGACCAACAACCAGATGTTGGCGGCGCTGCCAGGCCGTGTCGGCGATGGCGGCACGCGCACCGTCACCAACACCGCTGCCAATGGCACCACAACCACGGTGACCACGCGGATCGGTGCGGCGCCGGGCACCCAGTTGCGGCGCTTCCTGACCGGTCCGATCCAGTGCGAGATCACCGGTGTCGACACCACCCCCGATGGCCGCACGATGTTCGTCGGCATCCAGCATCCGGGTGAAGGTGGCACCCCGGCGATGCCATCGAGCGCCTGGCCCGCGACCCAGGGTGCGACGACCGCACCTGCGGCAGGCACGCGCCCGCGTTCGGGTATCGTGGTGATCCGCAAGAACGACGGCGGGGTCGTGGCGCTTTAA
- a CDS encoding type II secretion system protein N → MNRLIILTPRQSKLAIDLFTAGMLASVAWALAGLTWRIAGHAGQGAITVPSGTRPVSVAPDIAPALALAPFGKAAQVAAAQATGLQIALKGVVFAVPASFSVAYISNAGEAAKPFRIGDGIGGATIEGIQRDRVLLNNAGRTEFLAFPDPAAGPVPPPGTPPAAGTGPAAAPAAPASAPQAAASLLQRFDATPTEGGYAVGQNAPPGMQPGDVVQSVNGQALGRGPADQAAFAAAARSGSAQIQVVRDGKPVTLTVPLR, encoded by the coding sequence ATGAACCGGCTGATCATCCTCACCCCGCGCCAGTCGAAGCTGGCGATCGATCTGTTCACCGCCGGCATGCTCGCGTCGGTCGCTTGGGCGCTCGCCGGCCTTACCTGGCGGATCGCGGGCCATGCCGGGCAAGGCGCGATCACCGTGCCGTCGGGGACGCGGCCGGTGAGCGTCGCGCCCGATATCGCGCCCGCGCTCGCGCTCGCGCCGTTCGGCAAGGCGGCGCAGGTCGCCGCGGCGCAGGCGACGGGGTTGCAGATCGCGCTCAAGGGCGTGGTGTTCGCCGTGCCCGCCAGCTTCTCGGTCGCCTATATCTCGAACGCGGGCGAGGCGGCGAAACCGTTCCGCATCGGCGACGGCATTGGCGGTGCGACGATCGAGGGAATCCAGCGCGACCGCGTATTGCTGAACAATGCCGGGCGGACCGAATTCCTGGCATTCCCCGATCCCGCCGCCGGGCCGGTGCCTCCCCCGGGCACGCCGCCAGCAGCCGGCACCGGGCCGGCCGCCGCGCCCGCCGCCCCTGCTTCCGCCCCCCAAGCCGCCGCGTCGCTGCTGCAGCGCTTCGACGCGACGCCGACCGAGGGCGGCTATGCGGTCGGCCAGAATGCACCGCCGGGAATGCAGCCGGGCGATGTCGTCCAGTCGGTCAATGGCCAGGCATTGGGCCGCGGTCCTGCCGACCAGGCCGCGTTCGCCGCCGCCGCGCGCAGCGGATCGGCGCAGATACAAGTCGTGCGCGACGGCAAGCCCGTGACGCTCACCGTCCCCTTACGCTAG
- a CDS encoding TetR/AcrR family transcriptional regulator, whose product MEGRTIVKQSRFGLKALACCGGQPVKNGPGRPRDPAKQDAIISAARESFIERGFNASTIEDIAQRAGVSKVTLYNRFGDKETLFEAVIRGEMPRMDSALSIDEQAGLSLEERLNLFGEGLLTFIFHEDHAVFERMLAQEITQVPALAERFFRAGPALCRGRLADLIAEGDAAGLLEVDDPQRAAEDLVGIWKGFCEIELMFGMIPEPTLDMIRERAARGTSRFMRAYAPRGADVVVEGEAM is encoded by the coding sequence ATGGAAGGAAGAACGATCGTTAAGCAAAGCCGCTTCGGACTGAAGGCGCTTGCCTGTTGTGGCGGCCAACCGGTCAAGAACGGTCCCGGCCGACCGCGCGACCCCGCCAAACAGGACGCAATCATCAGCGCGGCGCGCGAATCCTTCATCGAACGCGGGTTCAACGCCTCGACGATCGAGGACATCGCGCAGCGCGCCGGCGTATCGAAGGTCACGCTCTACAACCGCTTCGGCGACAAGGAGACGTTGTTCGAAGCGGTCATTCGCGGCGAGATGCCGCGGATGGACAGCGCGCTTTCGATCGACGAGCAGGCCGGGCTGTCGCTCGAGGAGCGGCTGAACCTGTTCGGCGAAGGCTTGCTGACCTTCATCTTCCACGAGGATCACGCGGTCTTCGAACGGATGCTCGCGCAGGAGATCACCCAGGTCCCCGCGCTGGCCGAACGCTTCTTCCGCGCCGGGCCTGCCTTGTGTCGCGGGCGGCTCGCCGATTTGATCGCCGAGGGCGATGCCGCCGGGCTGCTCGAGGTCGACGATCCGCAGCGTGCCGCCGAGGATCTCGTCGGCATCTGGAAGGGCTTTTGCGAGATCGAGCTGATGTTCGGGATGATTCCCGAACCGACGCTCGATATGATCCGCGAACGCGCGGCGCGCGGCACCAGCCGCTTCATGCGCGCCTATGCGCCGCGCGGTGCCGACGTCGTTGTCGAAGGAGAAGCGATGTGA
- a CDS encoding type II secretion system protein M, with translation MRTIRIIERSRIESALLRLDTWWSGLTQRERLLVSILGTLLAAVVLVYGVIKPIQDARAEAQADIRTYETLNARIRAAGTLTPNATRREGPPEAIVTGAAQGFGLAPTVTPIEGGVRAAVTDASYDNVVGWIAEVSRSSALGVVRTDIVRRPTPGHVAATIEFAQ, from the coding sequence ATGAGAACGATCCGAATCATCGAACGCAGCCGGATCGAAAGCGCATTGCTCCGCCTCGACACCTGGTGGAGCGGGCTTACCCAGCGCGAGCGCCTCCTCGTTTCGATACTCGGCACGCTGCTCGCCGCGGTGGTGCTGGTCTACGGCGTCATCAAGCCGATCCAGGACGCGCGGGCTGAGGCGCAGGCCGACATCCGCACCTATGAAACGCTCAACGCCCGCATCCGCGCGGCGGGCACGCTCACCCCCAATGCCACTCGCCGCGAAGGCCCGCCCGAGGCGATCGTCACCGGCGCCGCGCAGGGCTTCGGCCTCGCTCCGACCGTAACCCCCATCGAAGGCGGCGTCCGCGCCGCGGTCACCGACGCGAGCTATGACAATGTTGTCGGCTGGATCGCCGAGGTCAGCCGTTCCTCGGCGCTCGGCGTCGTTCGCACCGACATCGTCCGCCGCCCGACGCCGGGCCATGTCGCCGCCACGATCGAGTTCGCGCAATGA
- a CDS encoding prepilin-type N-terminal cleavage/methylation domain-containing protein: protein MPARRAGEVGMTLIEMLIVLAIIAVAAGSVTLGIGAATRSPSAESEARRLAQRLQAAADDAMLGDTMVAFTARKTGYGFARFGAGGEMQAFEGDALGFHELPGGMTMTLSLRPPVVLGPDGAGKPMTATVEAGSQRWVVLYDGLTANVMPAA from the coding sequence ATGCCCGCGCGCCGTGCCGGCGAAGTGGGCATGACTCTCATCGAGATGCTGATCGTGCTGGCGATCATCGCGGTGGCGGCGGGATCGGTGACGCTGGGAATCGGCGCGGCGACTCGCTCGCCCTCGGCCGAGAGCGAGGCGCGGCGATTGGCGCAGCGGCTGCAGGCGGCGGCTGACGATGCGATGCTGGGCGATACGATGGTGGCGTTCACCGCACGCAAGACTGGCTATGGCTTTGCGCGCTTCGGCGCGGGGGGCGAAATGCAGGCGTTCGAGGGCGATGCGCTGGGCTTCCACGAACTGCCGGGAGGGATGACGATGACCTTGTCGCTGCGCCCGCCGGTGGTGCTGGGCCCCGACGGCGCGGGCAAGCCGATGACCGCGACGGTGGAAGCGGGATCGCAGCGCTGGGTGGTGCTGTATGACGGGCTGACCGCTAATGTGATGCCGGCGGCGTGA
- the gspG gene encoding type II secretion system major pseudopilin GspG, translating to MRILLKQFHDSRRARGQSRARTIAQNPNVAESEAGLTLVEMIVVLAIIALVAALIVPNVIGRPDEARVTVANTDIRTISAALKMYRLDNGSYPTTAQGLKALAEKPTTPPIPSSWSSEGYLGQVPEDPWGNPYSYASPAPGGFALKSLGKDGQPGGEGLDADLTGGK from the coding sequence ATGCGCATCTTATTGAAACAGTTTCATGACAGCCGGCGTGCCCGCGGACAATCCCGCGCGCGCACCATCGCTCAAAACCCCAACGTCGCCGAAAGCGAGGCCGGGCTGACGCTGGTCGAGATGATCGTCGTGCTGGCGATCATCGCGCTGGTCGCGGCGCTGATCGTGCCCAACGTGATCGGCCGGCCCGACGAAGCGCGGGTGACGGTGGCGAACACTGACATCCGCACGATCTCCGCCGCGCTGAAGATGTACCGGCTCGACAATGGCTCGTACCCGACGACGGCGCAGGGGCTGAAGGCATTGGCCGAAAAGCCGACGACGCCGCCGATCCCGTCGAGCTGGTCGTCGGAGGGGTATCTGGGGCAGGTGCCCGAGGATCCCTGGGGCAATCCGTACAGCTATGCCTCGCCCGCGCCCGGCGGCTTCGCGCTGAAGTCGCTCGGCAAGGACGGCCAGCCCGGCGGCGAGGGTCTCGACGCGGACCTGACGGGCGGGAAATAA